The Tenrec ecaudatus isolate mTenEca1 chromosome 7, mTenEca1.hap1, whole genome shotgun sequence genome window below encodes:
- the TUBB gene encoding tubulin beta chain yields the protein MREIVHIQAGQCGNQIGAKFWEVISDEHGIDPTGTYHGDSDLQLDRISVYYNEATGGKYVPRAILVDLEPGTMDSVRSGPFGQIFRPDNFVFGQSGAGNNWAKGHYTEGAELVDSVLDVVRKEAESCDCLQGFQLTHSLGGGTGSGMGTLLISKIREEYPDRIMNTFSVVPSPKVSDTVVEPYNATLSVHQLVENTDETYCIDNEALYDICFRTLKLTTPTYGDLNHLVSATMSGVTTCLRFPGQLNADLRKLAVNMVPFPRLHFFMPGFAPLTSRGSQQYRALTVPELTQQVFDAKNMMAACDPRHGRYLTVAAVFRGRMSMKEVDEQMLNVQNKNSSYFVEWIPNNVKTAVCDIPPRGLKMAVTFIGNSTAIQELFKRISEQFTAMFRRKAFLHWYTGEGMDEMEFTEAESNMNDLVSEYQQYQDATAEEEEDFGEEAEEEA from the exons ATGAGGGAAATCGTGCACATCCAGGCTGGTCAGTGCGGCAACCAGATCGGTGCCAAG TTCTGGGAGGTGATCAGCGACGAACACGGCATCGACCCCACCGGCACCTACCATGGGGACAGCGACCTGCAGCTGGACCGCATCTCCGTGTACTACAACGAAGCCACAG GTGGCAAATATGTTCCTCGTGCCATCTTGGTGGATCTAGAACCTGGAACCATGGACTCTGTTCGCTCGGGTCCTTTTGGCCAGATCTTCAGACCAGACAACTTTGTTTTTG GTCAGTCTGGGGCAGGCAACAACTGGGCCAAGGGCCACTACACAGAGGGTGCTGAGCTGGTCGACTCCGTCCTGGATGTGGTGCGGAAGGAGGCCGAGAGCTGTGACTGCCTGCAGGGCTTCCAGCTGACCCACTCACTGGGCGGAGGCACCGGCTCTGGAATGGGGACCTTGCTCATCAGCAAGATCCGTGAAGAGTACCCTGACCGCATCATGAATACCTTCAGTGTGGTGCCCTCCCCCAAAGTCTCTGACACGGTTGTCGAGCCCTACAATGCCACCCTCTCTGTCCACCAGCTGGTGGAGAACACAGATGAGACCTACTGCATCGACAACGAGGCCCTCTATGACATCTGCTTCCGTACACTCAAGCTGACCACGCCCACCTACGGCGACCTGAACCACCTGGTGTCAGCCACCATGAGCGGGGTCACCACCTGCCTCCGCTTCCCCGGCCAGCTCAATGCCGATCTCCGCAAACTGGCCGTCAACATGGTGCCCTTCCCACGTCTCCACTTCTTCATGCCTGGCTTTGCCCCCCTCACCAGCCGGGGCAGCCAGCAGTACCGCGCCCTGACCGTGCCCGAGCTCACCCAGCAGGTCTTTGATGCCAAGAACATGATGGCCGCCTGCGACCCCCGCCATGGCCGGTACCTCACAGTGGCTGCCGTCTTCCGGGGCCGCATGTCCATGAAGGAGGTGGACGAGCAGATGCTCAACGTGCAGAACAAGAACAGCAGCTACTTCGTGGAGTGGATCCCCAACAACGTCAAGACGGCCGTCTGTGACATCCCGCCCCGAGGCCTCAAGATGGCAGTCACCTTCATCGGCAACAGCACGGCCATCCAGGAGCTGTTCAAGCGCATCTCCGAGCAGTTCACCGCCATGTTCCGGCGCAAGGCCTTCCTGCACTGGTACACGGGCGAGGGCATGGACGAGATGGAGTTCACCGAGGCCGAGAGCAACATGAACGACCTGGTGTCCGAGTACCAGCAGTACCAAGATGCCACCGCCGAAGAGGAGGAAGATTTCGGAGAGGAGGCAGAAGAGGAGGCCTAA
- the FLOT1 gene encoding flotillin-1 isoform X2, with amino-acid sequence MVAGGRVFVLPCIQQIQRISLNTLTLNVKSEKVYTRHGVPISVTGIAQVKIQGQNKEMLAAACQMFLGKSEAEIAHIALETLEGHQRAIMAHMTVEEIYKDRQKFSEQVFKVASSDLVNMGISVVSYTLKDIHDDQDYLHSLGKARTAQVQKDARIGEAEAKRDAGIREAKAKQEKVSAQYLSEIEMAKAQRDYELKKAAYDIEVNTRRAQADLAYQLQVAKTKQQIEEQRVQVQVVERAQQVAVQEQEIARREKELEARVRKPAEAERYRLERLAEAEKSQLIMQAEAEAESVRMRGEAEAFAVEARARAEAEQMAKKAEAFELYQDAAQLDMLLEKLPQVAEEISGPLTSANKITLVSSGSGTVGAAKVTGEVLDILSRLPESVERLTGISISQVNHNKPIRTA; translated from the exons ATGGTGGCGGGAGGACGGGTCTTCGTCCTGCCCTGCATCCAGCAGATCCAGAG GATCTCTCTCAATACTCTGACCCTCAACGTCAAGAGTGAAAAGGTTTACACTCGCCACGGAGTCCCCATCTCAGTCACTGGCATTGCTCAG GTAAAAATCCAGGGGCAGAACAAGGAGATGCTGGCGGCCGCCTGCCAGATGTTCCTGGGGAAGAGCGAAGCTGAGATTGCCCACATTGCCCTGGAGACGTTAGAGGGCCACCAGAGGGCCATCATGGCTCACATGACTGTGGAG GAGATCTATAAGGACAGGCAGAAATTCTCAGAGCAAGTTTTCAAAGTGGCCTCATCAGACCTGGTCAACATGGGCATCAGCGTGGTTAGTTACACTCTGAAGGACATTCACGATGACCAG GACTATTTGCACTCACTGGGGAAGGCTCGAACTGCTCAGGTCCAAAAGGATGCTCGCATTGGGGAAGCAGAGgccaaaagagatgctggaatcCGG GAGGCCAAAGCCAAGCAGGAGAAGGTGTCCGCCCAGTACCTGAGTGAGATTGAGATGGCCAAGGCCCAGAGGGACTACGAGCTGAAGAAGGCTGCTTACGACATTGAGGTCAACACTCGCCGCGCACAGGCTGACCTGGCCTATCAGCTTCAG gtggCCAAGACGAAGCAGCAGATTGAGGAGCAGCGGGTACAGGTGCAGGTGGTGGAGCGTGCCCAACAGGTGGCAGTGCAGGAGCAGGAGATTGCCCGGCGAGAGAAGGAGCTGGAAGCCCGAGTGAGGAAGCCCGCAGAAGCGGAGCGCTACCGGCTGGAGCGCCTAGCAGAAGCAGAGAA GTCTCAGCTGATCATGCAGGCGGAGGCCGAGGCTGAGTCTGTGCGG ATGCGTGGGGAAGCCGAAGCCTTTGCCGTGGAGGCCCGAGCTCGAGCAGAGGCGGAGCAGATGGCCAAGAAGGCCGAAGCGTTTGAGCTGTACCAGGATGCAGCTCAGCTAGACATGCTGCTGGAGAAGCTGCCCCag GTGGCCGAGGAGATCAGTGGCCCCTTGACCTCAGCCAATAAGATCACACTGGTGTCCAGCGGAAGTGGGACGGTGGGGGCAGCCAAAGTGACTGGTGAGGTCCTGGACATCCTGAGCCGCCTGCCGGAGAGCGTGGAGAGACTCACAGGCATCAGCATCTCGCAG GTGAACCACAACAAGCCTATCCGAACAGCCTGA
- the FLOT1 gene encoding flotillin-1 isoform X1, whose amino-acid sequence MFFTCGPNEAMVVSGFCRSPPIMVAGGRVFVLPCIQQIQRISLNTLTLNVKSEKVYTRHGVPISVTGIAQVKIQGQNKEMLAAACQMFLGKSEAEIAHIALETLEGHQRAIMAHMTVEEIYKDRQKFSEQVFKVASSDLVNMGISVVSYTLKDIHDDQDYLHSLGKARTAQVQKDARIGEAEAKRDAGIREAKAKQEKVSAQYLSEIEMAKAQRDYELKKAAYDIEVNTRRAQADLAYQLQVAKTKQQIEEQRVQVQVVERAQQVAVQEQEIARREKELEARVRKPAEAERYRLERLAEAEKSQLIMQAEAEAESVRMRGEAEAFAVEARARAEAEQMAKKAEAFELYQDAAQLDMLLEKLPQVAEEISGPLTSANKITLVSSGSGTVGAAKVTGEVLDILSRLPESVERLTGISISQVNHNKPIRTA is encoded by the exons ATGTTTTTCACCTGTGGCCCAAATGAGGCCATGGTGGTCTCAG GTTTCTGCCGAAGCCCCCCTATCATGGTGGCGGGAGGACGGGTCTTCGTCCTGCCCTGCATCCAGCAGATCCAGAG GATCTCTCTCAATACTCTGACCCTCAACGTCAAGAGTGAAAAGGTTTACACTCGCCACGGAGTCCCCATCTCAGTCACTGGCATTGCTCAG GTAAAAATCCAGGGGCAGAACAAGGAGATGCTGGCGGCCGCCTGCCAGATGTTCCTGGGGAAGAGCGAAGCTGAGATTGCCCACATTGCCCTGGAGACGTTAGAGGGCCACCAGAGGGCCATCATGGCTCACATGACTGTGGAG GAGATCTATAAGGACAGGCAGAAATTCTCAGAGCAAGTTTTCAAAGTGGCCTCATCAGACCTGGTCAACATGGGCATCAGCGTGGTTAGTTACACTCTGAAGGACATTCACGATGACCAG GACTATTTGCACTCACTGGGGAAGGCTCGAACTGCTCAGGTCCAAAAGGATGCTCGCATTGGGGAAGCAGAGgccaaaagagatgctggaatcCGG GAGGCCAAAGCCAAGCAGGAGAAGGTGTCCGCCCAGTACCTGAGTGAGATTGAGATGGCCAAGGCCCAGAGGGACTACGAGCTGAAGAAGGCTGCTTACGACATTGAGGTCAACACTCGCCGCGCACAGGCTGACCTGGCCTATCAGCTTCAG gtggCCAAGACGAAGCAGCAGATTGAGGAGCAGCGGGTACAGGTGCAGGTGGTGGAGCGTGCCCAACAGGTGGCAGTGCAGGAGCAGGAGATTGCCCGGCGAGAGAAGGAGCTGGAAGCCCGAGTGAGGAAGCCCGCAGAAGCGGAGCGCTACCGGCTGGAGCGCCTAGCAGAAGCAGAGAA GTCTCAGCTGATCATGCAGGCGGAGGCCGAGGCTGAGTCTGTGCGG ATGCGTGGGGAAGCCGAAGCCTTTGCCGTGGAGGCCCGAGCTCGAGCAGAGGCGGAGCAGATGGCCAAGAAGGCCGAAGCGTTTGAGCTGTACCAGGATGCAGCTCAGCTAGACATGCTGCTGGAGAAGCTGCCCCag GTGGCCGAGGAGATCAGTGGCCCCTTGACCTCAGCCAATAAGATCACACTGGTGTCCAGCGGAAGTGGGACGGTGGGGGCAGCCAAAGTGACTGGTGAGGTCCTGGACATCCTGAGCCGCCTGCCGGAGAGCGTGGAGAGACTCACAGGCATCAGCATCTCGCAG GTGAACCACAACAAGCCTATCCGAACAGCCTGA
- the IER3 gene encoding radiation-inducible immediate-early gene IEX-1 yields the protein MCRSRSSQPIMTVVAAPTPVPATSPGPRRGSGPEIFTFDPLPEPAAAPAPRPCVSRGHRKRSRKVLYPRMVRRPLPAEESNPAKRLLFLLLAVVFCQVLMAEEGVPVSLASEDAPGDAPPAPALPVSEPFNLTAEPSDYALDLSTLIQQHPAAF from the exons ATGTGTCGTTCCCGAAGCTCCCAGCCCATTATGACCGTTGTGGCAGCCCCGACGCCTGTCCCCGCCACTAGCCCAGGACCTCGGCGGGGATCGGGACCCGAGATCTTCACCTTCGATCCTCTGCCAGAGCCCGCAGCGGCCCCCGCCCCGCGCCCCTGCGTCTCCCGTGGGCACCGCAAGCGCAGCCGCAAGGTCCTCTACCCGCGAATG GTCCGGCGCCCGCTGCCCGCCGAGGAATCCAACCCGGCCAAAAGGCTTCTTTTCCTGCTACTCGCCGTCGTCTTCTGCCAGGTCCTGATGGCCGAAGAAGGGGTGCCGGTGTCCCTGGCCTCGGAGGACGCCCCCGGCGACGCTCCCCCCGCGCCTGCGCTCCCTGTTTCTGAACCCTTTAATCTGACCGCGGAGCCTTCCGACTACGCGCTGGACCTCAGTACTTTAATCCAGCAGCACCCCGCCGCCTTCTGA